The following are encoded together in the Bactrocera neohumeralis isolate Rockhampton chromosome 6, APGP_CSIRO_Bneo_wtdbg2-racon-allhic-juicebox.fasta_v2, whole genome shotgun sequence genome:
- the LOC126762047 gene encoding uncharacterized protein LOC126762047, which yields MPTLRKSNYYNQPKPSVQEIKLSTHSTKSNTSVREELVKKRSTTTKPSTRATKSPYEVCDSTQNLLKDRSDIRTADKRADKTKPYIHVPIIQLRLSEEESQTSTPPPKQRGYDFTSSTNSHFDGWLVAAPKKFKRTCSSTPTSSKRKSSSLSIQTTPLPKLSDENLVTSQEMVDTQHKESGAKRMVFRGPEWKKPCRESVVAGAPKPFIGACPLNFEEFAKLSRTRQKFFLTQDPRKKYCLVNPQALRTKAFSEKREFNILTKTVKYADNVCGETQSQSSESFICDQIDLENPMQLDFQGLDYRKTYQADEQDIQNQSLYRSIMRYMERRRVKQETQDKVEEELQNERLAVPQCFDVPDRTQHEDVPSSEPPVPFCKLFRSADKPYNQQKIEEENRNRRNRYKNLYLERKELAEEADRAREAQHKINEELKPTMLAMQHFTEVLNSINAACDPQIKIEALQRKPPKPATTYPHTMRETKQFKKKLKAQNRIKRDNALVKKEYYLENFGKLKDYPEAKIELSSDTPRHVSESPELSEQSSDDEDDIKVGKHGSNYQLRGFHFKLGKSLRGKRHQTEKTGGTRKEKTCKTREDWLAELVQKKEVVKMDIEEGITKLRGPDDPLLKIFQPQFGYRLPQIKSSAVREFIEKRLGRHYDRDLRKKFKMVRPRLEYPMKKFNLIHFLYTDHVHDLSNFKAQHAILDKTELMKLNTTLEYMAAKENIKKQKMAKIKEKRLKLLGIPCHEVKKSSLQTKCEQSDTGTDSEWVPTPEPELVDQEEENMRARLAKSVALPLAMRGNMPAPKHRETTIRRHPRKPRDYFGERVPSQLFDKTVAEVHKPHLLKLKTDDVHFSNLREVPNREYSKIFEARHHHDHWNHMQQKLVDVHYQPKIIKAEATKGKSKEDHVLMENFRMAQPPCNQYVGMDLTIAKCDTKALLADYMQNTRKQFTTDKTLRIKDLCQSKDVYFHSRPRSEIEALNFPGRKEYLDFLHEVRKALYETKVSEEQGQKLAVDREEIIQDIEEDLKSIESCLTSLSSSVCTNLTNDSGSFLLMEGKTKIPLDYIRKSVVPFEPMNRCRFKLEPLDIEAEENNPFKVLPFTGQGKAQNELNAAKDSFFTFNTRLQNGLRLRLEVPVEDVRQKLIGRGPHKYRSVVTTDIDENYVDELKNRPPVKMFSFKTGSSFIKDALRLKFESMLIQGQIVRTKIYDRLNEHHWENMMRLKSLYEKLFAKWEKREYESAMSVVHQVKTYYGRTDALKREFRELERQQIVLNMDIVFIEGHWIRRIMLQNFHYLLGDSEWRYENDWIHRIEKVSQRGSECDEDEEYGEEEEDGEEGEGCTKTTIELENFEESIMKRNTVNIRKRDKDDAWAIKSYYEDVYMQNLHPILIVFPNADSFMRGIENLKIKTFVLLLEMHFTLSIHTELQSRLETFEVWCLEDLREKQSYVSRKCAKLYFMSDRATDMKLRTLDFLSEPVESSFNDEAFIKHRAVIIEVWREIVPENMRSGGGDDLEPLEMVAMISEVAMELISKFESIPVEESRRIEAQLRRRRAYDRKISRQAYLVEKRIESEMKKVRRNLEPPYVKPKRKGKLPRIIIKKKEKKISFKEQRVTEHTKFFFRAFHDEGDVMQLHDARDSIGVMDTIQEQIVPFYFDHFLKLNGYTPNYNFKTNVELRDGPEASRVALRSLVPEILEKLDKWELVRKRIMDDNIQRNPRMYENVQF from the exons aTGCCAACATTGAGGAAATCCAACTACTACAATCAGCCGAAGCCATCGGTGCAAGAGATTAAATTAAGCACTCACAGCACTAAATCTAATACGAGTGTTCGAGAAGAACTTGTGAAAAAACGTTCAACAACCACTAAACCCTCGACACGTGCAACTAAATCTCCGTACGAAGTATGTGATTCCACACAGAATTTACTCAAGGATAGATCAGACATCAGGACTGCGGATAAACGCGCAGACAAAACCAAACCATACATTCATGTACCGATTATTCAACTGCGTTTGTCAGAAGAAGAATCCCAAACCTCCACGCCACCACCGAAACAACGAGGCTACGATTTTACCAGCTCGACCAACTCACATTTTGATGGTTGGCTGGTAGCGGCACCGAAGAAATTCAAACGCACCTGTTCGAGCACGCCAACTTCGTCGAAGCGTAAAAGCAGCTCGCTGAGCATACAAACTACGCCACTCCCTAAGCTATCGGATGAGAATTTAGTCACATCACAGGAAATGGTCGACACGCAACACAAAGAGTCCGGCGCTAAACGCATGGTTTTTCGCGGACCCGAGTGGAAGAAACCATGTCGCGAGAGCGTTGTGGCCGGCGCACCGAAACCATTTATCGGCGCTTGTCCATTGAATTTCGAAGAGTTTGCCAAATTATCACGTACACGTCAGAAATTCTTCCTTACACAAGATCCACGTAAGAAATACTGTTTGGTAAATCCACAGGCTTTGCGCACGAAAGCGTTTTCGGAAAAACGTGAATTCAATATATTGACAAAAACCGTTAAATATGCGGACAATGTTTGCGGTGAGACGCAATCGCAATCGTCAGAGTCCTTCATATGCGATCAAATCGATTTAGAGAATCCCATGCAGCTGGACTTTCAAGGACTTGATTATCGCAAAACCTATCAGGCCGACGAGCAGGATATACAAAATCAGAGTCTCTATCGCAGCATCATGCGGTATATGGAGCGACGACGCGTCAAGCAGGAGACACAGGACAAAGTTGAGGAGGAGCTGCAGAATGAGCGTCTAGCAGTGCCGCAATGCTTTGATGTGCCCGATCGTACGCAGCACGAGGATGTGCCAAGCAGTGAGCCGCCAGTACCGTTTTGCAAACTTTTTCGTTCAGCCGACAAACCAtataatcaacaaaaaattgaagaagaGAATCGTAATCGACGTAATCGTTATAAGAATCTTTATTTAGAACGCAAAGAATTGGCAGAAGAAGCAGACAGAGCAAGAGAGGCGCAACATAAAATTAATGAGGAGCTCAAGCCCACAATGTTAGCCATGcaacattttactgaagttttGAACAGCATAAATGCCGCGTGTGATCCGCAAATTAAGATAGAAGCGCTGCAGCGTAAGCCGCCGAAGCCAGCGACAACATATCCGCATACAATGCGCGAGACCAAACAATTCAAAAAGAAGTTAAAAGCGCAAAACCGCATCAAACGCGATAATGCGCTTGTTAAAAAGGAGTATTATCTAGAGAATTTCGGCAAGTTGAAGGACTATCCGGAAGCGAAAATCGAGCTGAGCAGCGATACGCCAAGGCATGTCAGTGAGAGTCCCGAGCTGAGCGAACAGTCCAGTGACGACGAAGACGATATCAAAGTGGGCAAACATGGCAGCAACTACCAGCTGCGCGGTTTCCACTTCAAATTGGGCAAAAGCCTGCGCGGCAAGCGACACCAGACAGAAAAAACCGGCGGTACGCGCAAGGAAAAAACATGTAAAACACGCGAAGACTGGCTAGCGGAGTTAGTGCAAAAGAAGGAGGTGGTAAAAATGGATATTGAAGAGGGCATAACGAAACTGCGCGGCCCAGATGATCCGCTACTCAAGATTTTTCAGCCACAATTCGGCTACAGGCTACCTCAAATAAAGAGCAGTGCCGTACGTGAGTTTATCGAGAAGCGTCTGGGACGTCACTACGATCGTGATTTacgtaaaaagtttaaaatggtGCGACCACGACTGGAGTACCCAATGAAGAAGTTCAATCtgatacattttctttacaccGACCATGTGCACGACTTGAGCAATTTCAAAGCGCAACATGCAATACTGGATAAAACCGAACTAATGAAATTGAATACCACGCTGGAATACATGGCTGCCAAGGAGAATATTAAGAAGCAAAAGATGGCCAAGATTAAAGAGAAACGTCTCAAATTGCTGGGTATACCATGTCATGAGGTGAAAAAATCGAGCTTGCAAACGAAATGCGAACAATCGGATACGGGTACAGATTCCGAATGGGTACCAACACCGGAGCCGGAGTTGGTCGATCAGGAAGAGGAGAATATGCGTGCGCGCCTAGCTAAAAGCGTGGCGCTGCCATTAGCTATGCGTGGTAACATGCCTGCGCCCAAACATCGCGAAACCACAATACGTCGCCATCCGCGTAAGCCGCGTGACTATTTCGGTGAGCGTGTGCCTTCGCAACTATTCGATAAAACTGTAGCCGAAGTGCATAAGCCGCATTTATTGAAGCTAAAAACAGACGATGTGCATTTCAGTAATTTGCGCGAGGTACCAAATCGTGAGTATTCGAAAATCTTCGAAGCACGTCACCATCACGATCACTGGAATCATATGCAACAAAAACTGGTAGATGTCCACTATCAGCCGAAAATTATCAAAGCCGAAGCGACCAAAGGTAAAAGCAAGGAGGATCACGTGCTTATGGAGAATTTTCGTATGGCACAACCGCCATGTAATCAATACGTTGGTATGGATTTGACCATAGCGAAATGCGATACCAAAGCATTGCTTGCCGACTATATGCAAAACACTCGTAAACAATTTACCACCGATAAGACTTTGCGTATCAAAGATTTGTGTCAGTCAAAGGATGTTTACTTTCATAGTCGACCACGCAGCGAAATAGAGGCGCTCAATTTTCCGGGTAGAAAAGAGTACCTCGATTTTTTACATGAAGTACGTAAGGCACTTTATGAAACCAAAGTCAGCGAAGAGCAGGGACAAAAGCTAGCGGTGGATCGTGAAGAAATCATACAAGACATTGAAGAGGATCTCAAGAGTATTGAATCGTGTTTGACATCGCTCAGCAGTTCGGTCTGCACGAATCTAACTAATGACAGCGGCAGCTTTTTACTCATGGAGGGGAAAACGAAAATTCCACTCGATTATATACGCAAATCAGTGGTGCCATTTGAGCCGATGAACCGTTGTCGCTTCAAGCTCGAGCCGCTCGATATCGAAGCAGAGGAAAATAATCCCTTTAAAGTACTGCCATTTACCGGGCAGGGCAAGGCACAGAATGAGCTTAATGCCGCCAAAGATAGTTTCTTCACATTCAATACACGTCTACAAAATGGTTTGCGTTTGCGCCTCGAGGTGCCGGTGGAGGATGTACGTCAGAAACTAATTGGTCGCGGTCCGCACAAGTATCGCAGTGTTGTGACGACAGATATCGACGAGAACTATGTGGATGAATTGAAAAATCGACCGCCCGTGAAGATGTTCAGTTTCAAAACGGGCAGCTCATTTATTAAGGACGCCTTGCGTTTGAAATTCGAGTCTATGCTTATACAAGGTCAAATAGTACGCACCAAAATCTATGATCGTCTCAACGAGCATCATTGGGAGAATATGATGCGCTTGAAGTCGCTATACGAAAAGCTATTCGCCAAATGGGAAAAACGCGAATATGAATCGGCTATGTCGGTGGTGCATCAG GTGAAAACATATTACGGTCGTACAGACGCTCTAAAGCGCGAATTTCGTGAATTGGAACGCCAACAAATTGTACTCAATATGGATATCGTTTTTATTGAGGGTCATTGGATACGTCGTATTATGTTGCAGAACTTTCATTATCTATTGGGCGATTCTGAGTGGCGTTACGAAAATGATTGGATCCATCGTATAGAAAAAGTTTCACAGCGTGGTTCCGAATGTGATGAAGATGAAGAGTACGGTGAGGAAGAAGAAGATGGTGAAGAAGGCGAAGGTTGTACCAAGACAACTATTGAATTGGAGAATTTTGAAGAGTCTATAATGAAACGGAACACCGTAAACATACGTAAGCGTGATAAAGATGACGCATGGGCGATTAAGAGTTACTACGAGGATGTCTATATGCAGAATTTACATCCGATATTGATTGTATTCCCCAATGCAGATAGTTTTATGCGCGGCAtagagaatttaaaaattaaaaccttCGTCTTGCTACTCGAAATGCATTTCACGCTATCCATACACACCGAACTGCAGAGCCGTTTGGAAACGTTTGAAGTTTGGTGTTTGGAGGATTTGCGTGAGAAACAATCGTATGTGTCGCGTAAATGCGCCAAGCTATATTTTATGTCCGATCGTGCGACGGATATGAAGCTACGCACATTGGATTTTCTATCGGAACCGGTTGAAAGTTCCTTCAATGATGAAGCGTTTATCAAACATCGCGCGGTCATTATAGAAGTGTGGCGTGAAATAGTTCCTGAAAATATGCGCAGCGGTGGTGGGGACGATCTCGAGCCATTGGAAATGGTTGCCATGATTTCGGAAGTTGCAATGGAGCTAATAT CTAAATTCGAATCGATACCGGTTGAGGAAAGTCGTCGCATTGAGGCACAATTGCGTCGTCGTCGTGCTTATGATCGTAAAATCTCCCGACAAGCTTATTTGGTAGAGAAACGCATCGagagtgaaatgaaaaaagtgcGTCGCAATTTAGAGCCACCCTATGTGAAGCCGAAGCGTAAAGGCAAATTACCACgtattattatcaaaaagaaagaaaagaaaatctCATTCAAGGAGCAACGCGTCACCGAGCATACGAAATTTTTCTTCCGTGCCTTTCACGATGAGGGTGATGTTATGCAATTACATGATGCGCGCGATAGTATTGGGGTAATGGACACCATACAAGAGCAAATTGTGCCATTTTATTTTGATCATTTCCTTAAACTGAATGGCTACACACCAAATTACAATTTCAAAACCAATGTGGAATTACGTGACGGACCTGAAGCTTCACGTGTGGCATTGCGTTCGCTGGTGCCTGAAATATTGGAGAAACTTGATAAATGGGAGCTTGTACGTAAGCGCATTATGGACGACAACATACAACGCAATCCGAGAATGTATGAAAATGTGCAATTCTGA
- the LOC126762246 gene encoding mRNA (2'-O-methyladenosine-N(6)-)-methyltransferase, producing the protein MAANNNLNMHSMSPQHLSPLNTNIMPQSVIASTGSVNPMIGMQTMPQPSSSAQSAWDQLTASSSSSANANVLNTTSTANIIGSSGAVGLGIGNTPNLTTLQNMQPSVNSLIGGAGGITNTVNAVGTTGITLGDPNGFGLGNMSGGSSPAAGCASPSTPTKISPPPLDGMMAHTPTQGPPAMHSAGYGEELTAELVNQGWRKFWSKRENRPYYWNKITGESLWEMPGARPFDPLTDPLGICHSGGQPPINPGLPHHPHHMQHPNLKRRPSDDMHLHPHQQHPPLKKFVLAGPWDLEICTNAVIVERPPTLLPQPHPEIEALRAAYTMKLVKTYEDLCMRRENIKAPKDSFNRWLMERKVIDNGCDPLLPSNCNPEISPSMYREIMADIPIKIVKPKFTGDARKQLSRYAEAAKQIIESRSAPAESKKVVKWNVEDTFQWLRRTVGASYEDFQDRLAHLKRQCEPHLVETVKSSVEALCIKIYHLSAEHARKIRERHMQLLKEHGIPEPTPPPPPPHLKKVWCYPIQFAVPSPRMPAIEYVQDRDHMIIKYTPSTHNQPDAQYINLTHLQKLEQLYRHNCFDDKKFDLFIGRVWCLLKRYQTFLGNALNSSQEAEMTQASLPVPVFECLHRQFGVSFECFASPFNSYFRQYCSAFADTDAYFGSRGPFLDFKPVSGSFQVNPPHCEELMDRALLHIDKLLTDSMEPLSFIIFLPEWKSIAKLEESMFKRRSMVVLGMAHEYRHGYQHIIPKADVNVKCMQGTQVVWLQNSAGHARWGPNENRVEALREAFRPQRDRERERAAAAAAAAASSPPQPVTHQTTAANTLGNSNNNSNNNLGGNNNNVNTNATTSAAAATSTGHTNAANSINTSTSSGNSSLHSTCAPLSPHTPPNMATSSTGSPAMSIQSACSSPSSSSMSLSPAASGVGGISDIIGSTSVSITATATAASGAFASLVAASSSGNNIGGVSAGSGGNALGNNAGQTVINSAV; encoded by the exons ATGGCAGCTAATAACAACCTTAATATGCACAGCATGTCTCCACAACATTTGTCACCACTAAATACAAACATAATGCCACAATCAGTTATTGCCTCCACTGGGAGTGTTAACCCAATGATCGGCATGCAAACCATGCCACAACCATCAAGCAGCGCACAAAGTGCTTGGGATCAATTGACCGCTTCCTCATCTTCGTCAGCCAATGCAAACGTGCTCAACACAACGTCAACTGCGAATATTATAGGTTCAAGCGGTGCTGTTGGTTTGGGAATAGGAAACACACCGAATTTAACAACATTGCAAAACATGCAGCCTAGCGTTAATAGCTTAATAGGTGGCGCCGGTGGTATTACGAACACGGTCAATGCGGTGGGCACAACCGGTATCACATTGGGTGATCCTAATGGTTTTGGTTTGGGGAATATGTCTGGCGGCAGCTCACCTGCAGCCGGTTGTGCTTCGCCATCGACGCCGACAAAAATCAGTCCACCCCCGTTGGATGGTATGATGGCACATACGCCCACGCAGGGGCCGCCAGCTATGCATAGTGCTGGTTATGGGGAGGAATTGACAGCAGAACTTGTGAATCAGGGATGGCGAAAATTCTGGTCAAAACGCGAAAATCGCCCATATTACTGGAATAAAATAACCGGCGAATCATTGTGGGAAATGCCCGGTGCGCGTCCATTTGATCCACTCACAGATCCTTTGG GCATATGTCACAGTGGTGGTCAACCGCCTATAAATCCCGGTTTACCGCATCACCCACATCATATGCAACATCCAAATTTAAAACGTCGTCCATCCGACGATATGCATTTGCATCCACACCAACAACATCCGCCATTGAAGAAATTTGTCTTGGCTGGGCCGTGGGATTTAGAGATTTGCACGAATGCCGTTATTGTAGAGCGACCCCCTACATTATTGCCACAACCACATCCCGAAATTGAAGCTTTACGTGCCGCCTACACAATGAAGCTTGTGAAAACCTATGAAGATCTCTGTATGCGGCGTGAAAATATCAAGGCGCCGAAAGACTCCTTCAATCGTTGGTTAATGGAGCGTAAAGTTATTGACAACGGCTGCGATCCGTTATTACCGAGTAACTGTAACCCAGAAATATCACCATCCATGTATAGGGAAATTATGGCTGATATACCCATTAAAATTGTCAAACCGAAATTTAcag GTGATGCACGCAAGCAATTATCACGTTATGCCGAAGCCGCGAAACAGATTATTGAGTCACGTTCAGCGCCAGCCGAAAGTAAAAAGGTCGTTAAGTGGAATGTTGAGGACACATTCCAATGGTTGCGTCGCACTGTCGGCGCCAGTTACGAGGACTTTCAAGATCGTCTAGCGCATTTGAAGCGTCAATGTGAGCCACACCTTGTCGAGACCGTCAAGAGTTCCGTAGAAGCACTCTGCATTAAAATCTATCATTTGAGTGCTGAACATGCGCGTAAAATACGCGAACGTCATATGCAACTGCTCAAGGAGCACGGTATACCGGAACCAACgcctccaccaccaccaccgcacCTGAAGAAAGTCTGGTGCTATCCCATACAATTTGCTGTGCCATCACCACGCATGCCAGCCATTGAATATGTACAAGATCGTGATCACATGATCATTAAGTATACGCCAAGTACACACAATCAACCCGATGCGCAGTACATAAATCTGACACATCTACAAAAGCTCGAACAACTCTATCGCCACAATTGTTTCGATGATAAGAAATTTGACTTATTTATTGGACGTGTTTGGTGTCTACTTAAGCGCTACCAGACGTTCCTCGGTAATGCGTTAAACTCATCACAAGAGGCAGAAATGACGCAAGCATCCTTGCCAGTGCCAGTTTTCGAGTGCTTGCATAGACAGTTTGGCGTTAGTTTTGAATGCTTTGCGTCgccttttaattcatatttcaGGCAATACTGTTCGGCATTCGCCGATACCGATGCATATTTCGGTTCCAGAGG accATTTCTTGACTTCAAACCAGTTTCTGGTTCTTTTCAAGTAAATCCACCACATTGCGAAGAACTTATGGATAGAGCTTTATTGCATATCGATAAATTGCTGACAGATTCTATGGAACCATTGAG TTTCATCATATTCTTGCCCGAATGGAAGAGCATTGCGAAATTAGAAGAGAGCATGTTTAAGCGCCGTTCAATGGTGGTATTGGGTATGGCACACGAATATCGCCATGGCTACCAACACATAATACCAAA AGCTGACGTCAATGTGAAATGCATGCAAGGCACACAAGTGGTGTGGTTGCAGAATAGCGCCGGTCATGCGCGTTGGGGACCCAACGAGAATCGTGTAGAGGCATTGCGTGAAGCTTTCCGGCCGCAACGCGATCGTGAGCGTGAGCGTGCAGCGGCCGCAGCAGCTGCAGCTGCTTCATCACCACCACAACCGGTAACACATCAAACCACTGCCGCAAATACGcttggcaacagcaacaacaacagtaacaacaatcTAGgtggcaataataataatgttaacaCAAATGCGACgacatcagcagcagcagcgactTCAACTGGTCATACAAATGCAGCTAACAGCATCAACACTTCTACCAGCAGTGGCAACAGTTCGTTGCATTCAACGTGCGCACCACTTTCACCGCATACACCACCAAATATGGCAACATCTTCGACCGGTTCGCCTGCTATGAGCATTCAAAGTGCATGCTCGTCGCCGTCGTCGTCGTCCATGTCGCTCTCACCGGCTGCATCAGGTGTTGGCGGTATTTCAGATATTATCGGCAGCACTTCCGTATCGATTACAGCAACCGCCACGGCAGCGAGTGGTGCATTCGCCAGTCTAGTGGCTGCCTCTTCATCAGGCAACAATATCGGTGGTGTAAGCGCGGGTAGTGGTGGCAACGCGCTTGGCAATAATGCCGGTCAAACCGTTATCAATTCTGCGGTTTAA
- the LOC126762256 gene encoding peroxisomal membrane protein PEX14 has product MSTSNTDTGDTTIIASTTEIQNGQPDKFGIVTPREALITTAVNFLQNAKVRHTTLMQKRQFLQSKGLTNDEIELACQRAGIFTDDPNMSTLINISNNGLEHQQLVWQPRQNAYGRIKEVLHNLALISGVAYGFYLFWKKYIEPFLFGKKKKKPVEEVLDDIDKKVDTRLDAVNTELTIIKVQLQDQQREQRQNLNQEFNVFRSDLEAIKGLLLNRKQFATPITAGPPSIPAWQLAATSHHHHARLSQLDDNEKVDDAGSGSGSSETEVVTKNSDSSLEMM; this is encoded by the exons ATGTCTACCAGCAATACGGACACAGGTGACACCACAATAATAGCATCCACTACAGAAATACAAAATGGGCAACCAGACAAATTCGGGATAGTGACCCCCCGCGAAGCACTT ATAACAACTGCGGTGAACTTTCTACAAAATGCTAAAGTACGACACACAACACTTATGCAAAAACGACAGTTTCTGCAATCCAAAGGTTTAACCAACGATGAAATAGAGCTTGCATGCCAGCGAGCTGGTATTTTTACAGACGACCCCAATATGTCCACTTTGATTAACATAAGTAACAACGGTCTGGAACATCAGCAATTAGTTTGGCAGCCACGCCAAAATGCTTACGGGCGCATCAAAGAGGTTTTGCATAATTTAGCGCTTATTAGTGGTGTTGCATAtggattttatctattttggaAG AAATATATAGAACCATTTCTAtttggaaagaaaaagaagaaaccgGTAGAGGAGGTGCTTGATGATATCGATAAAAAGGTCGATACACGGCTGGATGCTGTAAACACGGAACTTACCATTATCAAGGTACAGTTGCAAGACCAACAGCGTGAGCAACGCCAGAATCTCAATCAAGAATTCAATGTATTTCGAAGTGATCTGGAGGCCATAAAAGGATTATTGCTTAATCG TAAACAGTTTGCTACGCCTATCACTGCCGGCCCACCCTCAATACCTGCTTGGCAGTTGGCTGCCACTTCACATCATCATCACGCTCGACTCTCACAGTTAGACGATAATGAGAAAGTAGATGATGCTGGCTCTGGTTCGGGGTCATCCGAAACAGAAGTGGTTACCAAAAATAGTGATTCCAGTTTGGAAATGATGTAG